A window of the Candidatus Dormiibacterota bacterium genome harbors these coding sequences:
- a CDS encoding bacterial transcriptional activator domain-containing protein, whose amino-acid sequence MANLRSALWRVHQVGCPVADVSATHLGLARDVTVDVHEVSSQAHTLIGGSVSEPLALDHQALSVDILPDWYDEWIIVERERYRQLRLQALEILAERAMAVGRLAESVEIGLAAVAVEPLRESAQRQLVKAHLANGNVAAALRQYHSYRQLLYDELGLQPSPLMRELIDGLATQP is encoded by the coding sequence ATGGCGAATCTACGTTCGGCGCTATGGAGGGTTCACCAGGTCGGCTGTCCGGTCGCCGACGTCAGTGCGACGCACCTTGGCCTTGCCCGCGACGTCACGGTTGACGTCCATGAAGTCAGCAGCCAAGCTCACACTCTGATCGGGGGCTCAGTATCAGAGCCGCTCGCCCTGGATCATCAGGCGCTGTCAGTGGATATTCTCCCCGACTGGTACGACGAATGGATCATCGTCGAGCGTGAGCGGTACCGGCAGCTTCGCCTGCAGGCGCTTGAAATCCTCGCCGAGCGGGCGATGGCGGTGGGTCGGCTGGCCGAGTCGGTCGAGATAGGGCTTGCGGCGGTGGCTGTGGAGCCCTTGCGTGAGAGCGCGCAGCGGCAGCTGGTAAAGGCCCATTTAGCTAATGGAAATGTTGCCGCAGCACTCCGCCAATACCACTCATACCGACAACTGCTCTACGATGAGTTAGGTCTGCAACCATCCCCTTTGATGAGAGAACTCATAGACGGTCTGGCGACGCAGCCATAA
- a CDS encoding SagB/ThcOx family dehydrogenase yields MSADPILDANEDGGASELFHENSKQRRSDLVFIERIIAASASPYVHQLLTRGHKRYPSAPTVSLPMDFPRAERDFDEAMLTRRSIRTFTRGSLSLGEVAKLLHFAAGITGWITVDGAREQPLRASPSAGALYPVELYLLAVEVQGLERGTYHYDSFRGRLEVLSTSSPLAALRRITFLDELAGAGAVVAMTGISAKSRLKYGERGYRFTLFEAGHIAQNLLLTAHSLGLAAFAVGGFVDDELDALLNVDGVEEVSLYLVAVGRGDGPVAPEGAG; encoded by the coding sequence ATGTCAGCCGATCCAATATTGGACGCCAACGAGGACGGTGGCGCAAGTGAGCTCTTTCACGAGAACTCGAAGCAGCGCCGCTCAGACCTCGTCTTCATAGAACGCATCATCGCGGCTTCGGCGAGCCCGTACGTTCACCAGTTGTTGACCCGGGGGCATAAGCGGTACCCGTCGGCTCCCACCGTGTCCCTCCCCATGGACTTCCCCCGCGCCGAGCGTGATTTCGACGAAGCGATGTTGACCCGAAGATCGATCCGGACGTTTACCAGAGGGTCGCTGAGCCTTGGCGAGGTGGCCAAGTTGCTGCATTTCGCGGCTGGCATAACGGGGTGGATCACCGTCGACGGCGCTCGAGAACAGCCTCTCCGGGCCTCACCGTCCGCGGGCGCCCTGTATCCGGTCGAGCTGTATTTGCTAGCCGTGGAGGTGCAAGGACTCGAACGGGGCACTTACCACTACGACTCGTTCCGGGGGCGGTTGGAGGTTCTGTCCACGTCGAGCCCGCTTGCGGCACTTCGTCGGATCACCTTTCTCGACGAACTGGCGGGGGCCGGAGCCGTCGTTGCAATGACCGGAATCTCGGCAAAGAGCCGCCTCAAGTACGGTGAGCGCGGATATCGATTCACGCTTTTCGAAGCCGGACACATCGCCCAAAATCTCTTGCTGACGGCGCACTCCCTGGGCCTGGCAGCATTTGCGGTCGGAGGCTTCGTCGACGATGAACTGGACGCCCTGCTTAACGTCGACGGCGTTGAGGAGGTTTCGCTTTACCTCGTTGCAGTGGGCCGAGGCGATGGACCAGTAGCTCCGGAAGGAGCCGGCTAG
- a CDS encoding NUDIX domain-containing protein: MEEHGRLKLVADVALFSGDRVLLVKYKDTYKYDQQAGWFLPDDYLRRLEHPEDAALRILKDQVGLDTVRIDLRLIESFEGNKAWHLVFHFAATLRDGSAPTAGTNTAAMGWFSVDHLPDRADIAHEGWALDVLASLAKPPEASAHIRSVVS; encoded by the coding sequence ATGGAAGAGCACGGTCGCCTCAAGCTCGTCGCCGACGTCGCGCTGTTTTCGGGAGATCGTGTCCTGCTCGTGAAATACAAGGACACCTATAAGTACGATCAGCAGGCCGGCTGGTTCTTGCCGGACGACTACCTGCGCCGGCTCGAACACCCGGAGGACGCTGCCCTCCGGATCCTGAAGGACCAGGTTGGCCTGGACACGGTCCGCATCGATCTTCGGTTGATCGAGTCATTCGAAGGCAACAAGGCCTGGCACCTGGTCTTTCACTTCGCCGCCACGCTCCGCGATGGGTCCGCCCCCACGGCGGGCACCAACACGGCGGCCATGGGGTGGTTCAGCGTGGACCATCTGCCCGACCGCGCCGACATCGCCCACGAAGGGTGGGCTCTCGACGTCCTGGCCAGCCTGGCGAAACCACCCGAGGCAAGCGCGCACATCCGGTCCGTCGTCTCCTGA
- a CDS encoding aminotransferase class V-fold PLP-dependent enzyme — translation MLDSDPLARRAELEPALRLAADSAMRFLSGIDRDPVRLAGADSTATAFDVPLPENGVGAVAVLNELAEIGSVAALRSAGPRFFHWATGGSTAAALGADWLTSAFDQNARFWANSPLACQLEEVSLNWLKDLLRLPAQWAGVLTSGATMATYAGLAASRRWWGARHGVDVDEDGLAGLEPVPIFTSGWIHPTTIKVLAMLGVGRRRITILARDGTGALDIERLQAALKALGGEPAIVIANAGEVNTGLFDPIREMADLCQRHGAWLHVDGAFGLFARLTPRAALLTDGIEEADSVASDCHKWLNVPYDCGFVFVRQAEFLEGAFRVGHAFIGETRLDFSSRSPENSRRARALTVWATLKAYGRNGYRTMVERHLELAQHLAIQVDAAPDMERLAPTPLNAVLFRYKPSGVQESRLDELNTRVGEAIMDDGRVYIGSTTSFGGPIGFRPVILNWRTTEADVNLILDVVRQVGTRVAGMYLQET, via the coding sequence ATGTTGGATTCCGATCCCCTGGCGCGCCGCGCGGAGCTCGAGCCGGCCCTGCGGCTCGCCGCCGACTCGGCCATGCGCTTCCTTTCCGGCATCGACCGTGACCCGGTTCGCCTTGCCGGCGCCGACTCGACCGCGACCGCCTTCGACGTCCCTCTTCCGGAGAATGGCGTTGGCGCTGTTGCGGTGCTGAACGAGCTCGCCGAAATCGGCTCGGTGGCGGCCTTACGCTCCGCCGGGCCGCGCTTCTTCCACTGGGCGACCGGCGGAAGCACGGCGGCGGCACTGGGCGCTGATTGGCTGACCTCAGCCTTCGATCAGAACGCGCGATTCTGGGCCAATTCACCGCTTGCGTGTCAGCTCGAGGAGGTCAGCCTGAATTGGCTCAAGGATCTCCTCAGACTCCCGGCGCAATGGGCCGGAGTTCTGACGTCAGGCGCGACGATGGCAACGTACGCTGGACTAGCAGCGAGTCGACGCTGGTGGGGCGCCCGACATGGGGTTGACGTCGACGAGGATGGACTGGCTGGCCTTGAGCCCGTCCCCATCTTTACTAGCGGATGGATCCACCCGACGACCATCAAGGTTCTGGCAATGCTCGGTGTCGGGAGACGGCGAATCACCATCCTGGCGCGCGATGGAACGGGCGCCCTTGATATCGAGCGGTTGCAGGCCGCGCTCAAGGCCTTAGGAGGGGAACCGGCGATCGTCATTGCGAACGCCGGCGAAGTCAACACCGGACTCTTCGATCCCATCCGAGAGATGGCGGATCTATGCCAGCGCCACGGGGCATGGCTGCATGTGGACGGTGCGTTTGGCCTCTTCGCGCGACTGACTCCACGGGCGGCACTGCTGACTGACGGAATCGAGGAAGCCGATTCAGTGGCGTCCGATTGCCACAAGTGGCTGAACGTGCCATATGACTGCGGTTTCGTGTTTGTCCGTCAGGCGGAGTTTCTGGAGGGAGCTTTCCGCGTCGGCCACGCCTTCATCGGTGAGACCAGGCTTGACTTCTCGTCGCGGTCCCCGGAAAACTCCAGGCGTGCCCGTGCGCTCACGGTTTGGGCAACGCTCAAGGCGTACGGTCGGAACGGCTATCGCACGATGGTCGAGCGCCATCTCGAACTCGCGCAGCATCTTGCTATACAGGTCGACGCCGCACCGGACATGGAGCGATTAGCCCCGACGCCGCTCAACGCCGTCCTGTTTCGCTACAAGCCGAGCGGTGTACAGGAATCCCGTCTCGACGAGCTCAACACACGTGTCGGCGAAGCGATTATGGACGACGGCAGGGTGTATATCGGCTCCACGACCAGTTTCGGCGGACCGATCGGGTTCCGGCCCGTCATCCTCAACTGGCGCACCACCGAAGCTGACGTCAACCTGATTCTCGATGTGGTACGGCAAGTCGGAACACGGGTGGCCGGGATGTATCTCCAAGAGACATAG
- a CDS encoding helix-turn-helix transcriptional regulator: protein MTEPTTLKTLRLTRRQEQILALVASGLSDKEIGSRLGVSPRTIQSHLDRLFLQHGFHKRTAAVAAWLRNRPDSAQMVP from the coding sequence ATGACCGAGCCGACAACGTTGAAGACCCTGCGGTTAACGCGGCGGCAGGAACAGATCCTGGCGCTGGTCGCCTCGGGTCTGTCGGATAAGGAGATTGGCTCTCGGCTCGGCGTTTCGCCCAGGACCATCCAGTCCCATTTGGACCGGCTCTTCTTACAACACGGGTTTCACAAGCGCACAGCAGCGGTTGCTGCCTGGCTCCGCAATCGCCCTGACTCGGCTCAGATGGTGCCGTAG
- a CDS encoding pyridoxal-phosphate dependent enzyme, whose product MVVSRSLAGPVDLAQCSRAELLALLPQIGGTPLVPVKVLIPEARWILLKLEGANPGGSLKDRIARFMIDQLRGRQQLPRGATLVDSTSGNFGIALAWLARAQGFRFIAVSDPKLTSENAQRLKDLDAHVEIVQERDTAGGWLLTRIGRAREIAQTEGAVWVNQYSNRDNPRAHYLETGPELLRQVTPPLQAVFVPASTGGTLAGLGAFLKRHSPQTRVIAVDGEGSSLFGGCLGPRAVNGLGSSRRSEFLSLDLYDDVVRVGGQEAFDYCRDLRRSTGIEVGGSAGAAVAACVAYLQLHSEISTAVCICPDHGANYRSSIFNDEWMKQQGYETRSATLVAS is encoded by the coding sequence ATGGTGGTGAGTCGGTCATTGGCGGGCCCAGTCGACCTCGCTCAATGCAGCCGGGCAGAGCTTCTCGCCCTACTTCCGCAGATTGGCGGCACTCCGTTAGTCCCGGTGAAGGTCCTGATTCCGGAGGCGCGCTGGATCCTGCTTAAGTTGGAAGGCGCAAACCCGGGCGGCTCGCTGAAGGATCGGATCGCACGGTTCATGATCGACCAGCTTCGCGGCCGCCAGCAACTTCCTCGCGGAGCCACCCTCGTCGACTCGACATCAGGCAATTTCGGCATCGCCTTGGCCTGGCTTGCCCGAGCCCAGGGCTTTCGGTTCATTGCCGTGAGTGATCCCAAACTGACCAGCGAGAATGCACAGCGGCTCAAGGATCTGGACGCGCACGTAGAGATTGTCCAGGAGAGGGACACTGCTGGAGGGTGGCTGCTTACGCGTATTGGTCGAGCACGCGAGATCGCTCAGACCGAAGGCGCGGTGTGGGTCAATCAATACTCCAATCGGGACAACCCTCGCGCCCATTACCTCGAGACCGGCCCCGAGCTGCTACGGCAGGTCACGCCACCACTCCAGGCCGTCTTCGTCCCTGCATCGACGGGCGGAACGCTAGCTGGGCTGGGGGCCTTCCTGAAGCGTCACAGCCCACAGACGAGGGTCATCGCGGTCGACGGCGAAGGATCTTCGCTGTTTGGCGGTTGCCTCGGACCACGCGCCGTCAACGGGCTCGGTTCGAGCCGCAGGTCGGAATTCCTGAGTCTGGATCTCTATGACGATGTTGTGAGAGTCGGTGGCCAGGAGGCCTTTGATTATTGTCGCGATCTCCGTCGATCCACGGGCATTGAGGTCGGGGGGTCAGCCGGGGCCGCCGTCGCCGCATGCGTCGCTTATCTGCAGCTGCACTCAGAGATATCCACGGCAGTCTGTATCTGCCCGGACCACGGTGCGAACTATCGATCGAGCATCTTCAACGACGAATGGATGAAGCAACAGGGATACGAGACTCGCTCGGCGACGCTAGTCGCCAGCTGA
- a CDS encoding tetratricopeptide repeat protein, protein MNSIGERLKAARTARGLTQERLAAGIATKGFISQVERNQTNPSLPRLRLLADRLGLPLAYFVEGPAPANSGYVMKAAELAIKAGEPRRALSLLDEVVEDELAADERADARRLRGLALLGVGRSSSGLRSLQEAAAMAPADDAGLNAAIYAEIGAAFGEQELFNPSVEASLRALQWLDRVRHPDLDVKARVLTNIANAWFRLGKTDQAVNYFEQALVAATDGENLLRMANAHMALGITARATGQLPAAMRHSDQALAIHRRLGHELIANRILNNLGDVYYAQGNVKEARRLQLQCLERGRQTKEHVAVAAAAAELARYALADGRFNEAFAMAREAGEAAARCGNHIFHARALALEGAAASRQGRHAAADRVFRRAFDILRARGAVAEMAETCARYSDVLRERGDAAGALTFMRMAYAREFDGVTSSLRMARRRE, encoded by the coding sequence ATGAACTCTATTGGCGAACGCCTCAAGGCCGCCCGGACCGCCCGGGGTCTGACCCAGGAGCGACTCGCCGCCGGCATCGCCACAAAGGGCTTCATCAGCCAGGTGGAGCGCAACCAGACCAACCCGTCACTGCCGCGGCTGCGCTTGCTTGCTGATCGCCTCGGTCTCCCGCTGGCCTACTTCGTGGAAGGCCCGGCCCCGGCAAATTCGGGCTACGTTATGAAGGCGGCTGAACTGGCCATCAAGGCCGGCGAACCCCGCCGAGCCCTCAGCCTCCTTGACGAAGTTGTCGAGGATGAGCTCGCTGCCGACGAGCGGGCTGATGCCCGAAGGCTGCGCGGTTTGGCGCTGCTCGGCGTGGGGCGAAGCTCGAGTGGCCTGCGCTCGCTCCAGGAGGCGGCCGCCATGGCCCCCGCCGACGACGCAGGACTGAATGCCGCCATTTATGCCGAGATCGGAGCGGCGTTTGGGGAGCAGGAGCTGTTCAATCCGTCGGTCGAGGCCAGCCTGCGAGCGCTGCAGTGGCTGGACCGAGTCCGCCATCCAGATCTCGACGTGAAGGCCAGGGTGCTGACCAACATCGCCAACGCCTGGTTCCGATTGGGAAAGACCGACCAGGCGGTCAACTACTTCGAGCAGGCCCTGGTGGCAGCAACAGACGGGGAGAACCTGCTCCGCATGGCGAACGCCCACATGGCCCTCGGCATCACGGCTCGGGCGACCGGCCAGCTACCAGCAGCGATGCGTCACTCCGACCAGGCGCTGGCGATCCATCGCCGCCTCGGGCACGAACTGATCGCCAACCGGATTCTGAACAACCTGGGCGACGTCTACTACGCCCAGGGAAACGTGAAGGAGGCCCGTCGCTTGCAGCTGCAGTGCCTCGAGCGCGGCCGCCAGACGAAGGAGCACGTCGCCGTTGCTGCAGCTGCCGCCGAGCTCGCGCGGTATGCGCTGGCCGATGGTCGATTCAACGAGGCCTTCGCAATGGCGCGTGAGGCAGGCGAGGCTGCCGCGCGGTGCGGTAACCACATCTTTCATGCCCGAGCCCTCGCGCTCGAGGGGGCGGCGGCCAGCCGCCAGGGCCGGCACGCTGCCGCCGATCGGGTATTTCGGCGCGCCTTCGACATTCTCCGGGCTCGGGGCGCGGTCGCCGAGATGGCGGAAACGTGCGCCCGATACAGCGATGTCTTGCGTGAACGTGGCGACGCCGCCGGTGCCCTGACATTCATGCGGATGGCATACGCCCGTGAGTTCGACGGTGTGACCTCCAGTCTGCGGATGGCGCGCCGACGCGAATGA
- a CDS encoding S53 family peptidase, with product MPPLRTRFVPLTGSGSLAVPGARVVGTPRLQNVISVSLVLRPRTSEGLPSVSAIGARRPRFRRYLTRQEYATNYGAHPGDILRVERFAHRFGLTVVQRSIARRTVVLSGPISAMIDAFQTPLVLYQLPDGRIYRGRTGQIYLPAGLADVVVAVLGLDNRPAARPHYRVIARVPRPRRRGKWVFPRAPGVSYYPTEVAKLYNFPVGTGQGQTIAIIELGGGYRAADLTAYFKKLGLQAPTVVPISVDGGANKPTGNPGGPDSEVMLDIEVAGAVAPKAKIAVYFAPNTDQGFLDAITTAVHDATNKPSIVSISWGQAESGWTAQSLKAYDQAFQAAAALGVSIFCAAGDNGSGDAIGDGLAHADFPASSPHVFGCGGTTLLRSGTTIQSEVVWNAGAGSGATGGGVSTTFGLPAWQATANVPPSVNPGHKIGRGVPDVSGNADPATGYKVRVDGVDSVVGGTSAVAPLWAGLIARINQSLGTSAGFFNPLVYGLKAPRPGFRDITKGNNGAYRARLGWDACTGLGSPRGVGLLNVLKGGGGPPVKPPVKPPVKPPVKPPVKPPVKPPVKPPVKPPVKPPVKPPVKPPVKPPVKPPVQPPVKPPVKPPVKPPVKPPVEPPVEPPVEPPVEPPVEPPVEPPVEPPVEPPVEPPVEPPVEPPVEPPVEPPVEPPVEPPVEPPVEPPVAPPVEPPVEPPVAPPVEPPVEPPVEPPVAPPVEPPVEPPVAPPVEPPVEPPVTPPVEPPGELIKKRRRPGVWPLRRQGGGGLRP from the coding sequence ATGCCACCGTTGAGAACACGCTTTGTCCCCCTGACTGGCAGCGGCAGTCTCGCTGTACCAGGCGCTCGCGTGGTCGGTACTCCCCGACTACAAAACGTTATTAGCGTTTCGCTTGTCCTGCGGCCCCGTACCAGTGAGGGGCTGCCATCAGTCTCGGCGATCGGTGCGAGGCGACCCCGCTTCCGCCGGTATCTAACCCGCCAGGAATATGCGACGAACTACGGCGCCCACCCGGGGGATATCCTCCGCGTCGAACGGTTCGCACACCGCTTCGGTCTAACCGTTGTCCAACGGAGCATCGCGCGTCGCACCGTCGTGCTGTCCGGGCCGATCAGCGCCATGATCGATGCGTTCCAGACCCCACTCGTTCTTTACCAGCTACCGGATGGCCGGATTTACCGCGGCCGCACCGGTCAGATATATCTGCCGGCCGGGCTGGCAGATGTTGTCGTCGCTGTCCTGGGCCTGGACAATCGGCCAGCGGCCAGGCCGCACTACCGCGTGATTGCTAGGGTGCCACGACCACGCCGCCGCGGGAAGTGGGTCTTCCCTCGTGCCCCCGGCGTCTCCTACTACCCGACTGAAGTTGCGAAGCTCTACAACTTTCCAGTCGGCACCGGGCAGGGCCAAACCATCGCGATCATCGAATTGGGAGGAGGATACCGGGCCGCTGATCTCACCGCCTACTTCAAAAAACTGGGCCTGCAGGCCCCAACCGTCGTCCCGATTTCGGTAGACGGAGGAGCAAATAAGCCCACCGGAAATCCGGGTGGGCCCGACAGTGAAGTCATGCTCGATATCGAGGTGGCGGGTGCCGTCGCCCCGAAAGCGAAAATCGCGGTCTATTTCGCCCCGAACACAGACCAGGGATTCCTCGACGCCATCACCACGGCCGTTCATGACGCAACCAATAAGCCGTCGATCGTTTCAATCAGCTGGGGACAGGCAGAGTCGGGCTGGACAGCCCAGTCTCTGAAGGCGTACGACCAGGCCTTTCAGGCGGCAGCCGCGCTGGGCGTCAGCATTTTCTGCGCCGCCGGCGACAACGGGTCGGGGGACGCCATCGGCGATGGGCTTGCCCATGCCGACTTCCCGGCATCCAGTCCGCATGTGTTCGGTTGCGGCGGGACCACCTTGCTTCGGAGCGGCACTACGATTCAGAGCGAAGTCGTCTGGAACGCGGGTGCTGGATCCGGCGCAACCGGCGGCGGCGTAAGCACGACGTTTGGTCTCCCGGCCTGGCAGGCAACAGCAAACGTGCCGCCCTCGGTGAATCCTGGACACAAGATCGGGCGAGGTGTACCCGACGTGTCGGGCAATGCTGATCCAGCCACCGGGTACAAAGTCCGCGTCGACGGTGTAGACAGTGTTGTCGGCGGGACCAGCGCCGTCGCCCCATTGTGGGCTGGCCTGATCGCTCGCATCAATCAGAGTCTCGGCACGAGCGCGGGCTTCTTCAACCCGCTCGTCTACGGGCTTAAGGCGCCTCGCCCCGGATTCCGCGACATCACCAAGGGCAACAACGGTGCCTATCGAGCACGGCTGGGCTGGGATGCATGTACCGGCCTGGGGAGTCCCCGCGGGGTCGGGTTGTTGAATGTCCTAAAGGGCGGTGGTGGCCCTCCTGTCAAGCCTCCGGTCAAGCCTCCGGTCAAGCCACCGGTGAAACCCCCGGTCAAGCCGCCGGTCAAGCCGCCGGTCAAGCCACCGGTGAAACCCCCCGTCAAGCCACCAGTGAAACCTCCTGTCAAACCTCCCGTCAAACCGCCGGTGAAACCGCCGGTCCAGCCACCGGTGAAACCTCCCGTCAAGCCACCGGTGAAACCTCCTGTCAAGCCACCCGTCGAGCCCCCGGTCGAACCCCCGGTCGAACCCCCGGTCGAACCCCCGGTCGAGCCTCCGGTCGAACCGCCCGTCGAGCCTCCGGTCGAACCGCCCGTCGAGCCACCGGTCGAACCGCCAGTCGAACCGCCAGTCGAACCCCCGGTCGAGCCGCCGGTCGAGCCGCCCGTTGAGCCACCGGTCGAACCGCCCGTCGAGCCACCGGTCGCACCTCCGGTCGAGCCACCCGTTGAGCCGCCGGTCGCACCGCCGGTCGAGCCGCCCGTCGAGCCGCCCGTCGAGCCGCCGGTCGCACCTCCGGTCGAGCCGCCGGTCGAGCCACCGGTCGCACCTCCGGTCGAGCCCCCCGTTGAGCCTCCGGTCACGCCGCCGGTGGAGCCACCGGGCGAGTTGATCAAGAAGCGCCGCCGGCCGGGCGTTTGGCCCCTGCGCCGGCAAGGGGGTGGTGGACTCCGGCCCTGA
- a CDS encoding YcaO-like family protein has protein sequence MTRTPNRVNPKRAIDSETGIIRWLSEIPVEPGEPEIFNYAAKMADTGKYLPLRCVDNNGGAGLTREHAYLAAVGEALERYCCSIYFKDDLRLGSYGQVSQVARALHPKEVALFHAEQRSHVRYDWFTEETQLCWTWGVAVTKKEPMLLPACMCYIPYFPFFRDEGERTIAPSISTGQATGSSWGDALLRGLFEIVERDAFSITWLNQLGVPQIDIQSSEVVGRAFEEHFARPYLQYSLHSLATDFGIPSILCIVVDTSRQPPMICSGGASHLDPERAALKALVEAAQTREWAKFMGRSGELLMIDSDYGNITDFEQHVFLYGYGDMLPSIRFLLDGVDRISFMDIPNRSTGNRRADLALSLNLVESQGCEVLAVDLTTDDVGELGFRVVKTFVPLAQSLEGDHTHRFLGGSRLREVPRKLGYPAKGDLASFNPDPHPYP, from the coding sequence TTGACGCGAACGCCTAACCGAGTCAACCCGAAGCGAGCCATCGACAGCGAGACGGGAATTATTCGTTGGTTGTCTGAAATCCCGGTCGAGCCCGGTGAGCCGGAAATATTCAACTATGCGGCCAAGATGGCCGACACGGGCAAATACCTCCCCCTCCGATGCGTCGACAACAATGGCGGCGCCGGCTTGACCCGCGAACACGCGTACCTTGCCGCCGTTGGGGAAGCCCTGGAACGATATTGCTGCAGCATTTACTTCAAGGACGACCTTCGGCTAGGGTCCTATGGCCAGGTCAGCCAGGTTGCCCGTGCGCTGCACCCAAAAGAGGTGGCCCTCTTCCACGCTGAGCAGCGTTCGCACGTCCGCTACGACTGGTTTACCGAAGAGACCCAGCTGTGCTGGACATGGGGAGTAGCCGTGACGAAAAAGGAACCGATGCTGCTACCGGCCTGCATGTGCTACATCCCTTACTTTCCCTTTTTTCGGGATGAAGGCGAACGCACCATCGCGCCAAGCATTTCGACTGGTCAGGCGACCGGGAGTTCCTGGGGTGACGCCTTACTCCGCGGCCTGTTTGAAATCGTCGAGCGTGACGCCTTTAGCATCACCTGGCTGAATCAACTCGGCGTCCCGCAAATCGACATTCAGTCGAGCGAAGTCGTGGGGCGTGCGTTCGAGGAGCATTTTGCACGCCCCTATTTGCAGTACAGCCTGCACTCGCTGGCGACGGACTTTGGCATCCCCAGCATTCTGTGCATCGTGGTCGACACGAGCAGGCAACCGCCGATGATCTGCTCCGGCGGCGCTTCTCACCTCGACCCTGAACGTGCGGCGCTAAAGGCCCTCGTCGAAGCCGCACAGACCAGGGAGTGGGCAAAGTTCATGGGCAGGTCCGGGGAACTGCTGATGATTGATAGCGACTACGGCAATATCACCGACTTCGAACAGCACGTCTTCCTTTACGGGTATGGCGACATGCTGCCTTCGATTCGATTCCTACTTGACGGCGTGGACCGCATTTCGTTCATGGACATTCCGAACCGCTCCACGGGAAACCGGCGTGCCGATTTAGCCCTGTCGCTGAACCTGGTCGAGTCACAAGGATGCGAAGTGTTGGCCGTCGATTTGACCACCGACGATGTGGGCGAGCTCGGCTTCCGAGTCGTGAAGACGTTCGTACCACTGGCCCAGTCCCTCGAAGGCGACCATACCCATCGCTTCCTGGGCGGCAGCCGGCTGCGCGAGGTTCCGCGAAAGCTGGGCTACCCAGCTAAAGGCGATCTAGCCTCCTTCAATCCCGATCCCCACCCGTATCCCTGA
- a CDS encoding TOMM precursor leader peptide-binding protein has translation MLKLADRFHAVRLASNDYQLLSLTESVRIKGSNGADGVLDLIFPLLRSGKSLKGILKRVGEGHRQATLDLVHDLEERGLIERSRGRRDLFSAAEMDAYGEQVTFLSHFTPMGAAVPSIPQTRSATAFALQRRLRDATVLLVGLGRLGSRLAQALAAIGVGHIVGSDNGRVTARDLVSTPYTAAHLGAVRALALQSQFAERNSLVQFAVADADATNNAPALPANVDLVVLCEDVFDPIRYRDFNRLCLRQHVRWTSCRTLGFRIELGPTVLPHETACFRCYELRKMGNTLIDTDQWPMTDRYDVDQRLGPISLNATLGDQLMVVEVLKLLTGFSRPLTHGAVLTFELLSYEMRQHPVLRVPRCSDCGRAQQGRPSINTWLLDETPD, from the coding sequence ATGCTGAAGCTCGCTGACCGATTTCACGCGGTCCGGCTCGCCTCAAATGACTATCAGTTGCTTTCGCTAACCGAAAGCGTTCGCATCAAGGGGAGCAACGGCGCCGATGGCGTTCTCGACCTGATTTTCCCCCTTCTGCGCTCGGGAAAATCACTGAAAGGAATTCTGAAAAGAGTTGGCGAAGGCCACCGCCAGGCAACGCTTGACCTGGTTCACGATCTCGAGGAACGCGGACTGATCGAACGCTCGCGTGGACGGAGAGACCTGTTTTCGGCGGCCGAGATGGACGCCTACGGCGAGCAGGTGACGTTCCTCTCTCATTTCACCCCGATGGGCGCGGCGGTTCCCTCCATCCCCCAAACTCGATCCGCGACAGCCTTTGCCTTGCAGCGCAGATTGAGGGACGCCACGGTCCTGCTTGTCGGGCTGGGACGACTCGGGTCGAGGCTGGCCCAGGCTCTCGCGGCAATCGGGGTGGGCCACATCGTGGGAAGCGATAACGGCCGGGTCACAGCTCGCGACCTCGTCAGTACGCCATACACAGCGGCCCACCTGGGGGCCGTCCGCGCGCTGGCTCTACAGTCTCAGTTCGCAGAACGCAACAGTCTGGTCCAGTTTGCGGTCGCCGACGCTGACGCAACCAACAATGCACCGGCGCTTCCCGCGAACGTGGACCTCGTCGTGCTCTGCGAAGATGTCTTTGACCCGATTCGTTACCGCGATTTCAACCGTCTCTGCCTTCGGCAGCACGTGAGATGGACGAGTTGTCGGACCCTCGGATTCCGCATCGAACTCGGCCCTACCGTACTTCCACATGAGACCGCCTGTTTCCGGTGCTACGAGTTGCGCAAGATGGGCAACACGCTCATCGATACCGACCAATGGCCGATGACGGATCGGTATGACGTCGATCAAAGGCTCGGACCCATCAGCCTGAACGCCACCCTCGGGGACCAACTGATGGTGGTCGAGGTGTTAAAGCTCCTGACCGGCTTTAGCCGGCCCTTGACGCACGGCGCCGTGTTGACGTTCGAACTCCTCAGCTATGAGATGCGACAGCATCCGGTTTTGAGAGTCCCGCGGTGTTCCGATTGCGGGCGTGCGCAGCAAGGCCGACCAAGCATCAATACCTGGCTTTTGGATGAGACGCCGGATTGA